One Hippocampus zosterae strain Florida chromosome 4, ASM2543408v3, whole genome shotgun sequence genomic window carries:
- the LOC127599077 gene encoding gastrula zinc finger protein XlCGF8.2DB-like isoform X1 — translation MFAKSVKDEYEERLCGTEENNEPRQPVDAVLKKPQAEPHRTDSSEENHHSVPQQQFESPQFKQEEEQEPTHVKEEVDEAEITKFPLTVTVKSEDDDGDEAQFGGSQGDSLLAPLSDSDDITSSSSATDNNERSKGDVTCHTNGKRLKCSQCDKTFAKVYFLKIHTRTHTGEKPFACSVCGKRFTQKGPLIGHTRTHTGEKPFACSVCGKRFTQKGQLIGHTRTHTGEKPFPCLICEKRFAEKGSLIRHTRTHTGEKPFACQVCAQRFSEGGHLKTHLRTHTGEKPFSCPVCGRGFAVKRNLATHSRTHTGEKPFACPACPSTFIDRSGLNKHMKTHTGEKPYACAVCDEGFSSTYQMIRHKCAGGKSGSK, via the exons atgtttgcaaaaagtgtgaaagacGAGTACGAGGAGCGACTTTGTGGAACAGAAGAGAATAACGAGCCACGTCAACCAGTGGACGCTGTTCTCAAGAAGCCTCAAGCTGAACCACACAGAACAG ACAGCAGTGAAGAAAATCATCACAGTGTGCCGCAGCAGCAGTTTGAGTCACCTCAGTTTAAACAGGAAGAAGAGCAAGAGCCCACCCACGTCAAAGAAGAAGTGGACGAGGCTGAGATTACCAAGTTTCCGTTGACTGTCACTGTGAAGAgtgaagatgatgatggtgatgaagcCCAATTTGGAGGATCCCAAGGTGACAGCCTCTTAGCGCCACTCTCAGATAGTGACGACATAACGTCGAGCTCTTCTGCCACTGATAATAATGAGCGCTCGAAAGGTGACGTGACATGTCACACCAATGGGAAACGCTTGAAATGTTCTCAGTGTGACAAAACGTTTgccaaagtgtattttttaaaaatacacaccagaacacacactggcgagaaaccttttgcctgctcagtttgcggcAAAAGATTCACTCAGAAGGGACCGTTGATcggacacacaagaacacacactggggagaaaccttttgcctgctcagtttgcggcAAAAGGTTCACTCAGAAGGGACAGTTAATcggacacacaagaacacacactggagagaaaccttttcccTGCTTAATTTGTGAGAAAAGATTCGCAGAAAAGGGAAGCTTAATTaggcacacaagaacacacactggagagaaaccttttgcctgccaAGTTTGCGCTCAAAGATTTTCTGAAGGGggacatttaaaaacacacttgagaacacacactggagagaaacctttttcctgtcCAGTTTGTGGGAGGGGATTTGCAGTAAAGAGAAACTTAGCAACTCACTCGAGGACGCACACCGGCGAGAAACCTTTTGCGTGCCCTGCCTGTCCATCAACTTTCATCGATCGTTCTGGATTGAATAaacacatgaaaacacacactggtgagaaaccgtaCGCATGTGCTGTGTGTGATGAAGGCTTCAGTTCTACTTATCAGATGATCAGACACAAGTGTGCTGGTGGGAAGAGCGGCAGCAAATGA
- the LOC127599077 gene encoding zinc finger protein 436-like isoform X2, whose product MFAKSVKDEYEERLCGTEENNEPRQPVDAVLKKPQAEPHRTDSSEENHHSVPQQQFESPQFKQEEEQEPTHVKEEVDEAEITKFPLTVTVKSEDDDGDEAQFGGSQGDSLLAPLSDSDDITSSSSATDNNERSKGDVTCHTNGKRLKCSQCDKTFAKVYFLKIHTRTHTGEKPFACSVCGKRFTQKGQLIGHTRTHTGEKPFPCLICEKRFAEKGSLIRHTRTHTGEKPFACQVCAQRFSEGGHLKTHLRTHTGEKPFSCPVCGRGFAVKRNLATHSRTHTGEKPFACPACPSTFIDRSGLNKHMKTHTGEKPYACAVCDEGFSSTYQMIRHKCAGGKSGSK is encoded by the exons atgtttgcaaaaagtgtgaaagacGAGTACGAGGAGCGACTTTGTGGAACAGAAGAGAATAACGAGCCACGTCAACCAGTGGACGCTGTTCTCAAGAAGCCTCAAGCTGAACCACACAGAACAG ACAGCAGTGAAGAAAATCATCACAGTGTGCCGCAGCAGCAGTTTGAGTCACCTCAGTTTAAACAGGAAGAAGAGCAAGAGCCCACCCACGTCAAAGAAGAAGTGGACGAGGCTGAGATTACCAAGTTTCCGTTGACTGTCACTGTGAAGAgtgaagatgatgatggtgatgaagcCCAATTTGGAGGATCCCAAGGTGACAGCCTCTTAGCGCCACTCTCAGATAGTGACGACATAACGTCGAGCTCTTCTGCCACTGATAATAATGAGCGCTCGAAAGGTGACGTGACATGTCACACCAATGGGAAACGCTTGAAATGTTCTCAGTGTGACAAAACGTTTgccaaagtgtattttttaaaaatacacaccagaacacacactggcgagaaac cttttgcctgctcagtttgcggcAAAAGGTTCACTCAGAAGGGACAGTTAATcggacacacaagaacacacactggagagaaaccttttcccTGCTTAATTTGTGAGAAAAGATTCGCAGAAAAGGGAAGCTTAATTaggcacacaagaacacacactggagagaaaccttttgcctgccaAGTTTGCGCTCAAAGATTTTCTGAAGGGggacatttaaaaacacacttgagaacacacactggagagaaacctttttcctgtcCAGTTTGTGGGAGGGGATTTGCAGTAAAGAGAAACTTAGCAACTCACTCGAGGACGCACACCGGCGAGAAACCTTTTGCGTGCCCTGCCTGTCCATCAACTTTCATCGATCGTTCTGGATTGAATAaacacatgaaaacacacactggtgagaaaccgtaCGCATGTGCTGTGTGTGATGAAGGCTTCAGTTCTACTTATCAGATGATCAGACACAAGTGTGCTGGTGGGAAGAGCGGCAGCAAATGA